The following proteins are co-located in the Silene latifolia isolate original U9 population chromosome 1, ASM4854445v1, whole genome shotgun sequence genome:
- the LOC141593903 gene encoding SUPPRESSOR-OF-WHITE-APRICOT/SURP RNA-binding domain containing protein 1 yields the protein MDRPPHDYAAAMAFAQQQQQQQQQAGNLPGQQFPFPPQHQQFPPSVHGPPFLPPHPSGQQYPFPRQQQPQSLHPHPSHPHLLHHQQQQPGPSFPPHGPPHMGPPFPGGPYDSAPPPVPPPHDPELQKRIDKLVEYVAKNGPEFEAKVCEKEHGNPAYSFLFGGDGHGYYRYKLYLFTRPPGPFGAPFPSGMPVMHPPPMNPAGVSGPMMGAPQMHQPAFPHFYDQQQPHSQPYVGHGRPNYDRSPNMLRGLSGPLPYDVAMELNNVLVNLSGTKESIKSAKAWFMQRSAFAPALAEALRDRIFALDDSEKQLHIVYLANDILFDSFQRRVNPHELDNEALAFKPVLGAMLARIYHYPQNKDENQSRLQKIVQFWASKEVYDQETIQALEGEMLAGPSANSFLGKPNEMPSTPVDPSGVPHQTGIGNLPHWQQNKPNSLLNQDQPDRHGPPLPPMIPGQQFLPHTMPPVVFPGSMPLTSAVPPLNQQHPPNMLLQPATNIGEKLPTYPLFPPGLIPGMVKKQQIGSGVPYSPMSPLDIPTVIPPSDTPESELLERVSKFFKEIGEVNPSEGPMNGSEGRYEDDYERQSPVRKGGACIPPPANLQSGTDTEPASFGSGRLGLGASSTSDEGSQYDDVYSSYRKNRSSNYHTSMSVRAATK from the exons ATGGATCGTCCGCCGCATGATTATGCTGCTGCAATGGCATTTGCTCAGCAGCAACAGCAACAGCAACAGCAGGCTGGAAATTTGCCAGGACAGCAATTCCCATTTCCTCCACAGCATCAACAATTTCCTCCGTCAGTCCATGGTCCTCCTTTCCTACCTCCACACCCATCTGGCCAACAGTACCCATTTCCACGTCAGCAGCAACCACAATCACTTCATCCTCATCCTTCCCATCCTCATCTCCTTCATCATCAGCAACAACAACCTGGCCCATCTTTTCCTCCTCATGGGCCACCTCACATGGGTCCCCCTTTTCCTGGGGGACCATATGATTCTGCACCGCCTCCAGTTCCTCCACCTCATGATCCAGAGTTGCAAAAGCGTATTGACAAGCTAGTGGAGTATGTGGCCAAAAATGGCCCAGAGTTTGAAGCAAAGGTATGCGAAAAAGAACATGGCAACCCAGCTTATAGTTTCTTGTTTGGTGGTGATGGTCATGGATACTACCGCTATAAGCTCTATTTATTTACGCGGCCACCTGGCCCTTTTGGTGCCCCTTTCCCTTCTGGTATGCCTGTTATGCATCCACCACCCATGAATCCTGCTGGTGTTTCAGGGCCCATGATGGGTGCTCCACAAATGCATCAACCTGCATTCCCTCATTTTTACGATCAGCAACAACCTCATAGTCAACCTTATGTCGGTCATGGTCGGCCCAATTATGACCGCTCACCGAACATGTTGAGAGGTCTTTCTGGTCCACTTCCTTATGATGTTGCCATGGAATTGAACAATGTGCTTGTAAACCTATCTGGTACAAAGGAATCCATCAAAAGTgctaaagcatggttcatgcaaaggTCTGCTTTTGCACCTGCTTTAGCTGAAGCATTGAGAGATAGGATCTTCGCTTTGGATGATTCTGAGAAGCAGCTGCACATAGTCTATCTTGCTAATGACATTCTCTTTGACAG CTTCCAACGTCGTGTCAATCCTCACGAACTTGATAATGAGGCTCTTGCTTTTAAACCTGTCTTGGGCGCAATGCTGGCTAGGATTTACCATTACCCACAGAATAAGGATGAAAATCAGTCTCGTTTGCAAAAGATTGTCCAATTTTGGGCATCAAAAGAAGTATATGACCAAGAAACTATTCAAGCACTTGAAGGTGAAATGCTTGCCGGACCATCGGCAAATTCTTTCTTGGGGAAGCCAAATGAGATGCCTAGTACACCTGTTGATCCTTCAG GAGTACCTCACCAAACAGGAATCGGTAATCTTCCACATTGGCAACAGAACAAACCAAATTCTCTACTTAACCAGGATCAACCCGATCGACACGGCCCTCCGCTTCCACCAATGATTCCTGGTCAACAGTTTCTTCCACATACAATGCCTCCTGTTGTATTTCCAGGGTCCATGCCGTTAACTTCTGCTGTACCCCCACTAAACCAACAACACCCTCCAAATATGCTACTACAACCAGCAACTAATATCGGTGAAAAATTACCCACTTACCCTTTGTTTCCTCCAGGGCTCATACCTGGAATGGTAAAGAAACAACAGATAGGAAGCGGCGTGCCCTACTCTCCAATGAGCCCACTAGACATTCCCACTGTCATACCTCCATCTGATACCCCTGAATCTGAACTTTTGGAGCGTGTTTCCAAGTTCTTCAAGGAGATTGGAGAGGTAAACCCTTCAGAGGGGCCCATGAATGGGTCAGAAGGAAGATATGAAGATGATTATGAGAGACAATCTCCAGTGCGGAAGGGAGGAGCTTGTATTCCTCCACCAGCTAACTTGCAATCAGGTACAGACACGGAACCAGCATCGTTTGGTTCAGGCAGGTTAGGGCTCGGAGCAAGTTCGACCTCTGATGAGGGTAGCCAATACGATGATGTTTATAGTAGTTATCGCAAGAATCGAAGCAGCAACTACCATACCTCAATGAGCGTTAGAGCTGCAACGAAATGA